The Xyrauchen texanus isolate HMW12.3.18 chromosome 25, RBS_HiC_50CHRs, whole genome shotgun sequence genome includes the window ACATTTCTCCTGGTTAGTGTAATATTAGTAGAGCTTGTACTCATATTGAGCTCAAACTCTCAAAGGCTTTTAATTCATGACTACAGAAAGATAACTGAACACAAAAGATAAAACACTGAATACCTGATCAACTCCCTAAAATCACATTTCATACAAATATAACACCAGTGTTTCTCTGATATGCAATAATCATGTCCATTAAAACTATATAGTATTTCCCATCTTAAAGACAGAGGTGATTGTTCAAACATGTCTGAAATAATTTCATATGCTTATAttacatttgataaataaataggaaaatacataaaacatataTTATGATTTGATGTAGTGTAGAGTCCAGCCACCGTTTTGAGATTTTCTGCTTCTATATGTCCATGCGCATCTGTGGTGAGACAGGGCAGCATTGCTCATTATTGCCACCTAGTGTGGCACAGTAGAACTACAATATTATTGTCTGCAAAGACAACATTTCTGTAAACATGCTTGGCAGTCTCTCAAGAGCTACATTCCTACAGAtgtttattcttttttaaatgtaattatttattattttaaataatccaaaaataatcataaatcatatacatttaaatatacatcATACACAAAGTGACCGCAAACTGGCAGAGCAACATGAGTTTTCACTTTCAAGCACTGGGGTTTACAGGGTGAGAGCTGTGGCTGCctggagtgtgtgagagtgttttcttttcttttcagccTTTATTTACCCTCATGAGCTGTGGAACGGTGTAGTAATCCTCCAGGTAGAGGGAAGGCGCTGTGGCCCACGTGGCACTCGCTCACACCGAGCAGTTGCGCCTCTTGGCCATGCAGGGCAAGCCGCTGGAGCTAAGGCGTGTCTTTACCCTTTGTCAAAGACTGGTGGAGGAGACGGAAAGAGTGGGGGAGGACGGAGGAGGAAAGTTGAGGAGCTCCAGAACAGCAACTCCTACACTGCTACGGCGTGTGAACATACACGACGCCGCCACCCATTTGTTGCTCCGAGGGTTGTACTTTTCTATGGAGTTGAGACTAGAGCTGCCATCATTGCCTCCAACTGCATAGAGCCAGCCGTCCATGGCAACCAGATCATGAGTGCTTCTGGAAATCAACAGAATAAGGGCTTATTTACACCTGTATCTACACCAATTATTTACACCAATCCAGTATAAAAAACAACTatgatttatatataattaattatcagcacactttgtaaaaacaatgAATTCAAACGCACAATTCAGAAAAAACGTAGAAGGGTTGGTACTCCTAAAAACATATAATAACTAAATTTGTATTCTTTCTTGTTCTTATATTAATGAGGACAACCCACCATTACggacgtgacagttgtgaaagctgCACTCACCTACAGTACACGATAAGGGGATACAATCTAAAACACTTGGACTCACTTTGACTTCTGAGTCATTGGTATgatatccattaaggctgcacaaCTGATTGAGTTAAGATTAAAATTACAATATGGTCTTGCATGATTATTAAACCTTAAAAGACTGCGCTTTAAAATATAGTATGCATTTCAGTGCTCAAGTCAGCACTGTGTATGCAAGTGGCGCCCTGTAGAGATCTGGACGGCAATATTATTCATTACCCCACGTTAGGTAAAAGAGCTTTTTGTtccttttattaaaatgttttattttattataaagtgGTCGACATTCccatggaattgcccaacatatgcataataTGAATTGTTTTATATTCTATCATACACAGTACAGACAGTACATGTAAAATGTGAGATTTgttgttttaaactgcaaaagcAAAAGTGCAAACATTTTCTAGAAATGACAAAATCATCTCAGTCATCATGCTATGATATTTatctattttataatttttttaaatctttttaacctctatttatatttaaatctgGTTTGCTCTCTATAAcattttggcctgtcatgtgttaaatagatccaatccatgttcaatgggaATTATTTATTCTTAAAAGGTCAAAAAAgattttgtacctctttgtacatttttaaagcataactcctgagcaaaacagtgatctgatgacaaaataaggtaagtagCAAAATACTGATATCGTCATAGTGTTTTGTTAAAATCACTATTGCCCAAAAACCGTCATATCGGCGCATCTCCAATCGCCATTTACCCCCAAAAGAGTAAACAATGTGGCTCTATGGCtcaatcaaaacattgctttgtttgtttgagcatattAAGCAGCCAGACCaatctggctcaaccaatgatgttTAGGCGGGACTATCTGGTTATCTAATCAATGGAAGACAATTTTGATTTTGTCCATTGTATTGACTGTGTACTAACAGATTACAAACCAACAGGTGTGCGTGAGCTGTTTATTCCAAGTATATTGACTAAACATTTCTCAACAGCCTTTAAAGGCCACTATCATACCTGCGGATGTTCATTGGGGCCACTCCCTCCCAGTTGTTGGTTTTTGGATTATATCTTTCCACTGAATTTAGGCAGCTGGTTCCATCATTGCCCCCAGCAACATAAAGCATGCCCTCCAGTACTGCCACCCCTGCACTGCTTCTCCTACTAAGCATGTTGGCAATGGCAGTCCAGGTATTACTCTGAAAACAAGGGAGATGaagaaataatgaatttaataattaatttatccATGGAGAGAAAACTAAAAACAGAAACATGCTGTGGGGCGCTTTCAACATGTGTAATCTACCTGTGGTTCATACTTTTCTACTGTGGCTAAGTGTGAAGAGCTGTCATACCCACCAACCGCATACAGGCTGCCATCTGTTAGAACAAACACATaagtgaaaaaaataagaaattatatttgctCTTTAAAGTAGCCTAATTttctgaatatttgttatattttttgcattctgacaacattttattgaaaattaaaacaTAACTGGGCATGTTTTTGAGATATTCACCCTGCAAGTGCTTGAAGTTGGTTGCTTGTGATCAGGACAATTCATTGCAATTATTGCATATTAACCTATTATAATGAATaagacaatatactgtatatttttgaggCATAACTAACCTAAAGTAGCCACTCTGACATATCTCCTCCTGGTGCTCATGGCAGCGACAGAGGTCCAGGTACTGGTCAGAGGGTCGTACCTCTCCGCACTggagaaaaaatttaaaataaataattgagacAGAGAGATCAGTTTATATAACAACTAGATGTAGAATGTACACTTACAAAAACGAAACAGCATtccagtaaaatacatttttagtgaTTTATTGCTTTGTTGGTTTATAGCTGTGCTAGATCTCTGACAGGTGGCTGCTTccaaatcacaaataaaaaaccTGATTATTATCATTCAGCTTGTCATCACTTGCTTCCTAAAAAAAACTTACAGCATGACGTGGATTCTAGTTATAGTTCCAGATAATGATGTCTATTCACTCTTCTTTGGgaaaatatgtattgtgaaaagtgataTACAAATAAACTGAAATGAATGGAATCTAATCTATTCCACTGGATAATTTCACATGCATGGCCAGGGATTGACTTTAGAGTGATTTTCGGTAAACATTTAATGCTGTATTATTATTTGCAAGTAAAATGACTTTCAGTGGGATTATGGTTATTTCTGCTTGATGATTTCACATTGTTGGTACACTGGCCAGTTTTAAGGTGATGAAAGAGGCTTCACAAATTATTCATCAATTAACAGTTACAGACATAAAATTTAAGACATATAAATAGACTGCTGTCTTTTAAGAAATATATAATCCATCactaccattcactttcataatatGGAAACTAAATTCACAGTATTTGGTGtaaaatctcattttgtgttccatgaagaaGAAAGCTATTggtggtgcaccgatcaggaaatttgaggccgatacCTGTCTCTGAATTGTTTTTACTCTAAGAttgtaaaaaatagttttttctaaAAGTGCcatttgccacacttttgcaagttatatgctgcagttatatgtttatgcgCCACTCAGTAAAagtatggtaacactttacaaaaaggttccagtTGTTAACATCATTTAACAACATTACTTTAGTcaacatgaactaatgaacttaatgtcAGTTACAACAtataccaatacatttttaaaatcaaaaatgttattagttaatgcacattaatgcactatgaactaacaatgaacaattgtatttttattaactaacattatgattaacaaatgctgtaaaattatactgttcattgtttgttcatgatacctaatgcattaactaatgtgaaaGCAATTAAAACTTTGTATTAAGTGCTACCAAAATTTTATTAATTGTGAATTGATAGCatatatttgtattgaaaactgTTATTAATAGTGCTTTTGttaatatcaaaaggtcattgtgacatactggtaaCCAAataccatgagagcatcacacacatcagagatacattcaaaaataagaaaaatatatccattacaagccCTAAGACGTCTTTGGCGTCTTGTTGTAgcacaaatcactaattaagcAGATGTGGTGCCGTTATTGAATATGAAACAGTTACatctgttattagtggtattgtgaccaacattaatctgatttaaattggaatttgatgatgagatattgagatcACCTGGTGCATGTCTGATTGACATAGTGAGTGAGCATATTGAAGGGAGTGAAGCTAAAAGAGctcatgatcgctcaaacagtctctatcgctcAACACAACTCGTGTTAAATCACATGTACCGGTACTCGTATTTGCGTGTTAATTTGTTGCTTCATTCATTTTTATACCCGTTAGCAGCCTCtttatcctcttcctgctcactgtgcaacgagtcagaataactaccgtaatgactctagaaaatgggcaactcTTAATATTTgtacacatgtaattcttacatttttaaacacaaaacGTTATAATttcatcatgtctgaaagtttacatttgtgaatgcttagaattgccaacaacctCCAAAGGAcactctgtcatgcttcaaggcaCTGACATGCATAGAATAGGGGCAGCAGGGTCACAAGCCCCTGCTCCTGTCATACTCAAATCAAAAGGGGCCCTTTTGGTCGTCCAGAAAAAAGGgaagttaattaaattaaaatagttgaaacaaaatgaaaatctcatcataatctcacaataacagtaataatgagaTTTCTTTGTTAATCGCATGCATTTTAAAAGGAAATTAAGCGGAGATGCATTTAAGAGCACGTGCTATAGCAGATCGGGGCGGATTCAAATagcaagtgatcctccctatgccctatcATACTTTCCGaactgcagagcccttgaagtgggtactctgaaggaaacatggcattactgtatgaatgtacccgtCGCTAACAGTCTTGGGGAAGGGCCCTCTGAGAAAAGATGAAATTTCTCACTTTCGTTTAGAATGAGCTTTTGAGTGGCACCACCTCCTGTAGGAGTGCCCTTCAAGGAAGCAAAAAATGTAGTTTTGAATTCATCCTGGAACATCGAAGTGCCGTTACCTCAGAtgagtaacaggtcagataaaaagtccactccatGTATAATGTTGTAAGTTCATCAAATGAATAATACTTGATTGTTACTTCATTTCCGACATCGCGTACCAGTAATgtagacagatttattaattataatgggagcggtTGTGTTGCTTTCAGTGATATAAATCAAATTAGTtttttatagaatattgacataaactgaaggagctgtcaGGTTCAGCAAAAGCCAGTTTGGTGttgttgaaactaataagccattagactaatcactttcagaaaaataccattaggCTACCACAGTACTGCTGCTTCCTATACTCATATTACTTAGTCTGCGAAGAGCATCAACTCCCTACTGGGGCACCATCATACAATGGGGGGCCACCAGAAacttactcgcatgttatacgttattTAAGGACCCTGTAGCATTCGTGTAACACATTCGTTCGCCACACGTTTTCTCATCATGCACCATGTTACCAGGGtatgccatggtactgaatgattgatcatgttcatatttcattataCTGTCATGGTAAtccaaggtactttaaaaaataccatggttttactatgacacatgtaataaacatggggttatcatagaccatgtctgaaaaggaataaataaataaataaataaaagtgtattaccatggtgctGTTTGTTAaatactgcaacaaaatatgctattatttgtaataaaggaaaaatgggaaaatgtatgtacagtatatactgtatatacaagaaaatggttaaatactcaaaaggcaaagaaattagttaagtatttataattactactaATTCAAAGTAAAGAAAAAATCAATGCCCTTTTTTATTCATCCAACCAtgtccctgctaaggtctgtgcatgacactgtgtagggctgagcaagtgctcattcattagaggaacagtgtatgtgtgattccctgcaaAGATTGGTCATGATTCTAGGCACAATCCGCCGATCACGGATTTAAGACAAATATCGGCAGATTTCGATCGGTGCACCCCTAAAAGCTATATGTGTTTGAAATGACAGTGAGTAAACcacaacagaattttaatttttgggtaaaatatccctttaagaatcaTGCACCTGTTGAGACAGGAAGCACCATCATATCCTCCTGCAGCATATAGCAGCCCATGCAGTACCGCCACACCTAAACAGCTCCTCCTCGTTCCCATGGAGACCTCAGGCTGCCACGCATTGGTTACTGGATCATACGACTCTACAGTTGCCAAATCAGAGGTGCCATCATACCTGATTTGTGAAAAGGAGAGTGAATCTAATGATCTACCTACACAAGTAATGACATGTCACGTTTGAACTGTCATTAATCACCGAAATTACATTATTTATCAACACCTGACACATTTCCTAACTAGTCTTGGAACTCTTGATTATCTCAGCAGTGGAGTACCAGTGGGATACATGCTTGTGATCGATGACAAGTTAATAACTACTGTATATCCCAACAGACTGCAGTATGAAGCCTGACAATGACTTACTAATAAACAGGCCTAAATGGAATCTGCACCCGCAGAATTCCAGACAAAGCACAAGATTTCAGCAGAATTTGAACACCTGTTTTTCAAAGAGATTTACACATTCCCACCTTTTCATTGTTTAACAATAGACTTCCAATAAAGCTTTTACTCTAAGCATGTTCAAACCAATTCCACAGATTTCTGCTGATTTCCCTCAAAATTAGACGTTTATAGGCTAGTTGGAAAATGTGTTTGGAAAAGTAACTGAGAAACCCAGACTCATTCTTAAAAACTTTGCACTCTTCCACCTTAATTTGGAACTATATTACAAAAAAGCAACTGAACTGTATTTTCTGATACAGCTTTGGCCAATGGGGCTTTACAGTTTGCGTACCCGCCCACAGCGTAGAGCTTATTTCCAATAGCAGACACACCAACTCGTGCCCGCCGTGTTGACATGGAAGCCACCATGTGCCAGCGGTCTGTCCTGGTGTCATAGGCCTCACAGTCTCCATGAATAGCAAAAAGACTGCCTCCACCTGAGAAATGCAAAGAAACCAATTTTAAAGCAGGGATGGCAACTGGCAGCCCACAGTGTTGTTGAATATGGCAGTCGGTATGACAATACAGAGGATTGATTGTTAATTGGAAAGGGATTATGTAAAGATTGCATTTAGGCTATAATGATATTACAACTATTCACCAGAAGAGGTCGCTTGTTCTTAGCAGAACTGCTGATCACTGTAGGATTCTAACAGGAGAAAAAATGTTGGTCCTGGCCACCTTCAAAGTCGCCCATCCCTGGTTTAAAGCAACTGGCATGAACAAACTGTTCTGATGACCAAAGTTCCCTTTAATATTTGTTCTTGCTGAGAAAAACCTAATTATATAAACCTGATATAtactgaatttaaatttaaaatattatgtaaaatattattaatgaatataaatcctttatttatataatttacagttgaagtcagaggtttacatacgccttagccaaatacatacatttaaactcaagaTATTTAATCATACAAAACATTCCCTGTGTTAGggcagttaggatcactactttattttaagactgtgaaatgtcagaataatagtggagagaattatttattttagctttaatttcttctgaagtttacatacactttgttagtatttggtagcattgcctttaaattgtttaacttgggtcaaacattttgggtagccttccacatggTTCTCAatataagttgctggaattttggccaattcctccagacagaactggtgtaactgagtcaggtttgtaggcctccttgctcacacatggtTTTTTAAGTTCAGCCCACAAATTTtcaattggattgaggtcagggctttgtgatggccactccaatactttgactttgttgtccttaagccattttgccacaactttggagttgTGCTTAGGTCAttgcccatttggaagacccatttgcgatgaGCTTTAAattcctgactgatgtcttgagatgttgcttcaatatatacatatCATTTCTcacgatgccatctattttgtgaagtgcaacagtccctcctggagcaaagcaccaccacaacatgatgctgccaccccatgcttcaggcttgcaagcctcaccttttttcctccaaatataacgatggtcattatggccaatcaGTAAAAATGTTGTTAACAAAAGTAAGAACTTTGTCCCCATGTTCACTTCCaaaatgtagtctggcttttttatggtgggtttggagcagtgacttcttccttgtgGAGCAGCCTTCCAGATTATATCGATAAAGGacaaattttactgtggatatagatacatgtctacctgtttcctctagcagcttcacaaggtccttagctgttgttctgggattgatttgcactttttgcaccaaactacgttcatctctaggagacagaatgcgtcctCTTCCTGAGCAGTACGATtggtcctatggtgtttataaactcagctaaaaaaaaaaggtcttctTTTATTAACAGCcaatttaacatgtgtaaatatttgtatgaacataaaaagaatcaacaactaagacataaa containing:
- the klhl17 gene encoding kelch-like protein 17 isoform X1 — its product is MMEGGIQLLNRDGHSISHNSKRHYHDSFVSMNRMRQRGLLCDIVLHVANKEIKAHKVVLASCSPYFHAMFTNEMSESRQTHVTLHDIDSQALEQLVQYAYTAEIVVGEGNVQTLLPAASLLQLNGVRDACCKFLLSQLDPSNCLGIRGFADTHSCSDLLKSAHKYVLQHFVEVSKTEEFMLLPLKQVLDLISSDNLNVPSEEEVYRAVLSWVKHDIDGRRQQVPRLMKCVRLPLLTRDFLMSNVDTELLVRHHSECKDLLIEALKYHLMPEQRGVLSNSRTRPRRCEGASPVLFAVGGGSLFAIHGDCEAYDTRTDRWHMVASMSTRRARVGVSAIGNKLYAVGGYDGTSDLATVESYDPVTNAWQPEVSMGTRRSCLGVAVLHGLLYAAGGYDGASCLNSAERYDPLTSTWTSVAAMSTRRRYVRVATLDGSLYAVGGYDSSSHLATVEKYEPQSNTWTAIANMLSRRSSAGVAVLEGMLYVAGGNDGTSCLNSVERYNPKTNNWEGVAPMNIRRSTHDLVAMDGWLYAVGGNDGSSSLNSIEKYNPRSNKWVAASCMFTRRSSVGVAVLELLNFPPPSSPTLSVSSTSL
- the klhl17 gene encoding kelch-like protein 17 isoform X2, with product MSESRQTHVTLHDIDSQALEQLVQYAYTAEIVVGEGNVQTLLPAASLLQLNGVRDACCKFLLSQLDPSNCLGIRGFADTHSCSDLLKSAHKYVLQHFVEVSKTEEFMLLPLKQVLDLISSDNLNVPSEEEVYRAVLSWVKHDIDGRRQQVPRLMKCVRLPLLTRDFLMSNVDTELLVRHHSECKDLLIEALKYHLMPEQRGVLSNSRTRPRRCEGASPVLFAVGGGSLFAIHGDCEAYDTRTDRWHMVASMSTRRARVGVSAIGNKLYAVGGYDGTSDLATVESYDPVTNAWQPEVSMGTRRSCLGVAVLHGLLYAAGGYDGASCLNSAERYDPLTSTWTSVAAMSTRRRYVRVATLDGSLYAVGGYDSSSHLATVEKYEPQSNTWTAIANMLSRRSSAGVAVLEGMLYVAGGNDGTSCLNSVERYNPKTNNWEGVAPMNIRRSTHDLVAMDGWLYAVGGNDGSSSLNSIEKYNPRSNKWVAASCMFTRRSSVGVAVLELLNFPPPSSPTLSVSSTSL